The SAR324 cluster bacterium genome window below encodes:
- a CDS encoding phytanoyl-CoA dioxygenase family protein: MTPKDYTFYPSKTDAPEFLTQDQIEHFNQFGFISPLPGFSAEEIGKQRKYFDQLLQQLAESPDKGDTHFGGADKKDSVQYSLNCYHTKLRGIWETMYEDTLLRGVRDLIGDDVVAWATHYFCKLPGDGKAVSFHQDASYWELTPAKTVTVWLALDDTDEENGAMQFLPGSHRVGHIPWKESSAESVLNQQIEDISVFEKPFSNNLKAGEFSLHSSLLVHGSPKNQSPRRRCGLTIRYAPQEVVPLSSNYSKMSYFVSGNITAPHWQDNSPPAEYFL, encoded by the coding sequence ATGACGCCCAAAGACTACACCTTTTATCCCTCTAAGACAGATGCACCAGAATTTCTAACTCAAGATCAGATAGAGCACTTCAACCAATTTGGTTTCATTAGTCCCCTGCCAGGATTCTCGGCTGAAGAAATTGGGAAACAGCGAAAATATTTTGATCAATTGCTTCAACAGCTTGCTGAGTCTCCTGACAAGGGAGATACTCATTTTGGCGGTGCTGATAAAAAAGATTCAGTGCAGTATTCTCTGAATTGTTATCACACTAAATTGCGTGGGATCTGGGAGACGATGTATGAAGACACACTTTTGAGGGGAGTTCGGGATTTGATAGGGGATGATGTAGTGGCTTGGGCAACGCACTATTTCTGCAAATTACCCGGAGATGGTAAGGCCGTTTCTTTTCATCAAGATGCCTCCTACTGGGAGCTTACTCCTGCTAAGACCGTGACGGTATGGCTAGCCTTGGATGACACGGATGAAGAAAACGGAGCAATGCAGTTCCTCCCAGGAAGTCACAGAGTTGGTCATATTCCTTGGAAAGAAAGCTCAGCGGAATCTGTGTTAAATCAGCAAATTGAAGATATTTCGGTGTTTGAAAAACCATTTTCAAATAACCTCAAAGCTGGGGAGTTTTCCCTTCATTCCTCACTGCTGGTGCATGGCTCGCCCAAAAATCAGTCACCACGACGCAGGTGTGGACTGACGATTCGCTATGCTCCACAAGAGGTAGTTCCACTGAGTTCCAACTACTCCAAAATGTCTTATTTCGTTTCCGGCAACATAACTGCACCTCACTGGCAGGACAATTCACCACCTGCTGAATATTTCTTGTGA
- a CDS encoding VOC family protein gives MSPRISMITLGVRDLEVATNFYEQGLGFPRKKSSPDIAFFTLNGTWLALYNRDALARDARVDSSGNGFGGFTLSHNVSTRKEVDQIFSDAVAAGASPMKKPQPASWGGYSGYFEDLDRYLWEVAFNPFTWIGPEDEKAQIIESK, from the coding sequence ATGTCTCCACGTATCAGTATGATCACTTTAGGAGTCCGAGACCTCGAAGTAGCCACCAACTTTTATGAGCAAGGCTTGGGATTTCCGAGAAAAAAGTCCTCTCCAGATATCGCCTTTTTCACTTTGAATGGGACTTGGCTAGCTCTCTACAACCGGGATGCTCTCGCGAGAGATGCCAGAGTTGATTCATCTGGAAATGGTTTTGGAGGATTTACCTTATCTCATAATGTTTCGACTAGGAAAGAGGTGGATCAGATCTTTTCTGATGCTGTGGCTGCAGGAGCTTCTCCTATGAAGAAGCCGCAACCAGCATCTTGGGGAGGATATAGCGGTTACTTTGAGGATTTAGATAGATATCTGTGGGAAGTAGCTTTCAACCCATTCACTTGGATTGGACCTGAGGATGAAAAAGCACAAATTATTGAATCCAAGTAG